The nucleotide sequence TCGGCAAAAGCGAATAATGCTGATGTAGTGATCATTGATACGGCCGGGCGCCTGCACAATAAGGTGAACCTGATGAATGAGCTTTCAAAAATCAAGAAAGTAATACAAAAAGTCATCCCGGATGCCCCTCATGAAGTATTGCTGGTATTGGACGGATCCACAGGACAGAATGCTTTCGAACAAGCCAAACAGTTTACCCTGGCAACAGAAGTCTCTGCGTTGGCATTAACAAAATTAGACGGTACTGCAAAAGGGGGAGTAATACTTGGCATATCCGATCAATTTAAAATTCCGGTAAGATATATCGGAGTAGGTGAAAAAATGGATGATCTGCTGGTATTCAATAAATATGAATTTGTCGATTCCCTGTTTAAATAACTGTTTCTTCCCTTTATGATAAATCTCATATTATGATTTACCGATAAATGCTACATTAGCATTTTATTATTCAAAAACGGTAAAGCTATGTACGGAAAACTGCAACAATATTTAACCAAAGAGCTGGAAAATATTCAACAAGCCGGCTTATACAAAAACGAACGGATCATTGTTACTCCCCAGGGAGTTGAGATCAAGTTGGATAATGGTCAGGAAGTCTTGAATTTCTGCGCCAATAATTACCTGGGACTCTCATCCCACCCGGCCATCATAAAAGCCGCCCATGAGTCTCTTGATAGTCATGGATTTGGTATGTCTTCGGTTCGTTTTATTTGCGGCACACAAGACATCCATAAGGAGCTGGAGCAGCGGATTGCCCAATATTTCGGAACGGAGGATACCATCTTGTATGCTGCGTGCTTTGATGCCAACGGAGGTGTTTTCGAACCGTTATTGTCCGAAGAAGATGCCATTATTTCCGACTCCCTGAATCATGCGTCTATCATAGATGGAGTACGTTTATGCAAGGCTGCCCGGTACCGTTATGCCAATGCAGATATGGCTGATCTGGAAGCACAGCTCAAAGAAGCCCAAAAACACCGTTTCCGGATTATTGTCACTGACGCAGTATTTTCTATGGACGGTAATGTCGCCCCAATGGACAAAATCTGTGCACTGGCAGAAAAATATGATGCGCTGGTCATGATCGATGAATGTCATTCGGCAGGAGTGGTAGGTTCAACCGGACGTGGTGTCACTGAATTGTTCAATGTTCGCGGAAAAGTAGATATCATCACCGGTACCCTGGGAAAAGCTTTAGGGGGTGGAATCGGAGGATTTACTACCGGACGGAAAGAAATTATCCAGATGTTACGACAACGTTCACGTCCATACCTGTTCTCCAACTCCATTCCACCTTCGGTTGCCGGGGCGGGTATTGCTGCTTTTGATCTTTTGGAAGGTTCCACCGAATTACATGATCATCTGGTCGAAAATACACGGTATTTCATGTCTGCCATGCAAAAATTGGGGTTTGATATCAAACCAAGCCAATCGGCTATTGTTGCTGTCATGCTTTATGATGCGCCTCTTTCACAAAAATTTGCGGAACGATTATTGCAAGAAGGCATATATGTGGTAGGGTTCTATTATCCTGTTGTTCCAAAAGAACAAGCCCGTATCAGGGTACAATTATCTGCCGCTCATACCCGGGCTCATCTGGACAAAGCACTGGCTGCATTTGCCAAAATAGGGAAAGAGTTGGGTGTAATTTGATAAAGTTTTTAACCAACGGATGATACAATATCATCCTGAAAATATATAAATTTGGTAAAATTAGGTAAGACAATATCTGTATTGTT is from Bacteroidales bacterium and encodes:
- the kbl gene encoding glycine C-acetyltransferase, whose protein sequence is MYGKLQQYLTKELENIQQAGLYKNERIIVTPQGVEIKLDNGQEVLNFCANNYLGLSSHPAIIKAAHESLDSHGFGMSSVRFICGTQDIHKELEQRIAQYFGTEDTILYAACFDANGGVFEPLLSEEDAIISDSLNHASIIDGVRLCKAARYRYANADMADLEAQLKEAQKHRFRIIVTDAVFSMDGNVAPMDKICALAEKYDALVMIDECHSAGVVGSTGRGVTELFNVRGKVDIITGTLGKALGGGIGGFTTGRKEIIQMLRQRSRPYLFSNSIPPSVAGAGIAAFDLLEGSTELHDHLVENTRYFMSAMQKLGFDIKPSQSAIVAVMLYDAPLSQKFAERLLQEGIYVVGFYYPVVPKEQARIRVQLSAAHTRAHLDKALAAFAKIGKELGVI